In Phragmitibacter flavus, one DNA window encodes the following:
- a CDS encoding ABC transporter ATP-binding protein has translation MRTILRVFGYVRRYPGMASAQLACAVLGTLMILVFPRITQEVLDVVIPQGQMDRLPGLILLGLGVYFLQDFLNSLRIQLNNTFEQKVIYDLRSDLYERLQRLPLRWFDNKPTGDIMTTVSEDIPAVERVLIDGLEQGVIATLQLIVVGVFMFQTHATLALIAMVPVPFLMMGAAAYTFTAANRHRQVRKASGAMNSLLHDNIAGMRQIKAYAMEKEELGRFNEFSAALRKATLHVMRVWSIYRPGMNFLGNCGFILVLWFGGNALYRQEIQAGELAMLILLLRFFYEPAGQLHQLNQLFQAGRSAGERVFAILDSEEEKDVDGGREIGKVSGHIVYDKVNFSYGKVPTVKDITLEAKAGQTIALVGSTGAGKSTLINLLTRFYEYDTGVITLDGVPVHEINKSSLRKNIGYVTQENFMFNGTVRENLRIGKRDATDEELWGALESAHARHFVEALPDKLDTKVGERGIKLSVGEKQRISIARALLRNPPILLLDEATASVDTETERQIQAALDVLMKRRTSFVIAHRLSTVRHADRIYVLEKGRIIEQGTHEELLGHDGAYATLCRTSLMA, from the coding sequence ATGCGCACGATTTTACGAGTTTTTGGTTATGTCCGTCGGTATCCTGGGATGGCTTCGGCACAGCTGGCTTGTGCGGTGTTGGGGACGCTGATGATTTTAGTGTTTCCTCGCATCACGCAGGAGGTGTTGGACGTGGTGATTCCGCAGGGGCAGATGGACCGTTTGCCGGGGCTGATTTTGCTGGGCTTGGGCGTGTATTTTTTGCAGGATTTTTTGAACTCGCTACGGATCCAGCTCAACAACACCTTTGAGCAGAAAGTGATTTATGATCTGCGCAGCGATCTTTATGAGCGGCTGCAGAGGTTGCCGCTAAGGTGGTTCGACAATAAACCAACTGGCGACATCATGACGACGGTGTCGGAGGACATCCCGGCGGTGGAGCGGGTGTTGATTGATGGGCTGGAACAGGGGGTGATCGCGACGTTGCAGTTGATCGTGGTCGGGGTGTTCATGTTTCAAACGCATGCGACGCTGGCGTTGATTGCGATGGTGCCGGTGCCGTTTTTGATGATGGGGGCGGCGGCTTATACGTTCACGGCGGCGAACCGTCATCGGCAGGTTCGCAAGGCGAGCGGGGCGATGAATTCGCTGCTTCATGACAACATCGCGGGGATGCGTCAGATCAAGGCGTATGCGATGGAGAAGGAGGAGCTGGGGCGGTTCAATGAGTTCAGTGCGGCGTTGCGCAAGGCGACGCTGCACGTGATGCGGGTGTGGTCGATTTATCGTCCGGGAATGAATTTCCTTGGGAACTGCGGGTTTATCCTGGTGCTGTGGTTTGGGGGCAATGCGTTGTATCGTCAGGAGATCCAGGCGGGGGAGCTGGCGATGTTGATTTTGCTGTTGCGATTCTTTTATGAACCGGCGGGGCAGTTGCATCAGTTGAACCAGCTGTTTCAGGCGGGTCGGAGTGCGGGGGAACGGGTGTTTGCGATTCTGGATTCTGAAGAAGAAAAGGATGTGGATGGAGGCCGCGAAATCGGCAAGGTGTCCGGGCACATTGTGTATGACAAAGTGAATTTTTCGTATGGCAAGGTGCCAACGGTGAAAGACATCACGCTGGAGGCGAAGGCGGGTCAGACGATTGCTTTGGTGGGATCAACCGGAGCGGGCAAGAGCACCTTGATCAATTTGCTGACGCGCTTTTACGAGTATGACACGGGGGTCATTACGCTGGACGGGGTGCCGGTGCATGAGATCAACAAGAGTTCGTTGCGCAAGAACATCGGTTATGTGACGCAGGAGAATTTTATGTTCAACGGCACGGTGCGCGAGAATCTGCGGATCGGAAAACGGGATGCGACGGATGAGGAGTTGTGGGGCGCCTTGGAAAGTGCGCATGCGCGGCATTTTGTAGAGGCTTTGCCGGACAAGCTGGACACCAAGGTCGGCGAGCGTGGCATCAAATTGAGTGTGGGCGAGAAGCAGCGCATTTCAATTGCTCGGGCGTTGTTGAGGAACCCACCAATTTTGCTTTTGGATGAGGCGACGGCGAGCGTCGACACGGAGACGGAGCGGCAGATCCAGGCAGCGTTGGATGTGTTGATGAAACGCAGGACCAGTTTTGTGATTGCGCATCGGTTGAGCACGGTGAGGCATGCCGACCGGATTTATGTGCTTGAGAAAGGCAGGATCATTGAGCAGGGGACGCATGAGGAATTGCTTGGCCACGACGGGGCGTATGCAACGCTGTGTCGGACGAGTTTGATGGCGTAG
- a CDS encoding SbcC/MukB-like Walker B domain-containing protein yields the protein MTSSRAIRLSKIHALNWYGYQDSLPVEGNLVLAGVTGSGKSILMDLVMLVLVGPERARHHFNRSATGSQSDRTLKSYCLLDTKREENGQPQYYRDKGGITYIALEFTWPDSDRIETWGLRLEFRSTAENDGSIKPFFCNGSLDRDDFLEPFLGETKKRPLDLPTFTALIESRSGRTFASTREYTRDMANAAHLNFNRDVLDRLLPSAMSFTNLKSFDDFCRRFVLPGEAVPVDDVTSSYRDFLSYNRELADLRRQLEHLHHIHSLSTQLQQAERDRDVARYLHAEVTLEHARNLTATTQKRITQLQAEDAETSTRMAELVAKIEHGKSERERLLSLLNESEDGRTYLYIKGEVQNLESKVTTLRSLAQRVEDRLAQRIDMANSWLQQVRNASNRTPLNTHDLENAIKRLESCETNATYTALAHLRDIATQLNASLRQSFNAEATELANHRKKADTLDEQIKSLKHGLPPIRQPLFNTLNDSLPRLPGRNPAHTLRELCEVTDETWREALEVVFTEKFAIIVDAEHHPEALRLYHQLKPSVQTKDAALESLIHPTHLLTLPKETLPGSLAEKIETTNPIARALIDHLFGRMICCTDLADFLQQPGDAILPNGLATRAALTQRASHYDGTPFIGKRGLQRQLEIKTVQRREVEAGIRRLEPIEDAINKIASSLNQQIPDPASMAQDLTRLEELPELEQQLTAKQRDLSDINTAEFDSFAQQAEEWRTQLNTLDSQRLDLATQSKSREIRAQQEILTTRQKDVDDAEETFTHIKIQLDISLHLERLREWRDTMRQQFPALEIQARDFEKARQQNAENAIRFEGDLKQGMTAFKAEFSPRFDDFPDDGRHTAPYTNLLDRIGDADIPSYEQKAQAERKNWEHLFRTQVLSRMHAALKNVENIIALLNQQLKRPIGRDRYKIERHPNPEYKFYRDLIDLNSLRDQDDLFFASVTGELRDALDLFLDTLVNKANTPEASRLLDYRQYYDYKLLSSDINNPEAKPIDVDKQSGKMSGGENQSPYFVAILASYLHAYNRHEKRWKEPSLALVPIDEAFSKLSGERIQDCITAVGELDLQGLFSMSSGNIPYAFQLCDELIVITKREDRLAGKTRIRNVPSILLRDTPEGQQWMQKHGA from the coding sequence ATGACCAGCAGCCGCGCCATCCGCCTCTCCAAAATCCACGCGCTCAACTGGTATGGCTATCAGGACAGCCTCCCCGTCGAAGGCAACCTCGTCCTCGCCGGCGTCACCGGTTCCGGCAAATCCATTCTCATGGACCTCGTCATGCTCGTCCTCGTCGGCCCCGAACGCGCCCGCCACCACTTCAACCGCAGCGCCACCGGCTCCCAAAGCGACCGCACCCTCAAAAGCTACTGCCTCCTCGACACCAAACGCGAAGAAAACGGCCAGCCCCAATATTATCGCGACAAAGGCGGCATTACCTACATCGCCCTCGAATTCACCTGGCCCGACAGCGACCGCATCGAAACCTGGGGCCTTCGACTCGAATTCCGCAGCACCGCCGAAAACGACGGCTCCATCAAACCCTTCTTCTGCAACGGCTCCCTCGACCGCGACGACTTCCTCGAACCTTTTCTCGGCGAAACCAAAAAACGCCCCCTCGACCTCCCCACCTTCACCGCCCTCATCGAATCCCGCAGCGGCCGCACCTTCGCCTCCACCCGCGAATACACCCGCGACATGGCCAACGCCGCCCACCTTAACTTCAATCGTGACGTGCTCGACCGGCTGCTCCCCAGCGCCATGTCCTTCACCAACCTCAAAAGCTTCGACGACTTCTGCCGCCGCTTCGTCCTCCCCGGCGAAGCCGTCCCCGTCGACGACGTCACCTCCAGCTACCGCGACTTCCTCTCCTACAACCGCGAACTCGCCGACCTCCGCCGCCAGCTCGAACACCTCCACCACATCCACTCCCTCTCCACCCAGCTTCAGCAAGCCGAGCGCGACCGCGACGTCGCCCGCTACCTCCACGCCGAAGTCACCCTCGAACACGCCCGCAATCTCACCGCCACCACCCAAAAACGCATCACCCAGCTCCAGGCCGAAGACGCCGAGACCAGCACCCGCATGGCCGAGCTCGTCGCCAAAATCGAACACGGCAAATCCGAACGCGAACGCCTCCTCAGCCTCCTCAACGAATCCGAAGACGGTCGCACCTACCTCTACATCAAAGGCGAAGTCCAAAACCTCGAAAGCAAAGTCACCACCCTGCGCAGCCTTGCCCAACGCGTCGAGGATCGCCTCGCCCAGCGCATCGACATGGCCAACAGCTGGCTCCAACAAGTCCGCAACGCCAGCAACCGCACCCCCCTCAACACCCACGACCTCGAAAACGCCATCAAGCGCCTCGAAAGCTGCGAAACCAACGCCACCTACACCGCCCTCGCCCACCTCCGCGACATCGCCACCCAGCTCAACGCCTCCCTCCGCCAATCCTTCAACGCCGAAGCCACCGAACTCGCCAACCACCGCAAAAAAGCCGACACCCTCGACGAACAAATCAAATCCCTCAAACACGGCCTCCCGCCCATCCGCCAACCCCTCTTCAATACCCTCAACGATTCCCTCCCCCGCCTCCCCGGTCGCAACCCCGCCCACACCCTCCGCGAACTCTGTGAAGTCACCGATGAAACCTGGCGCGAAGCCCTCGAAGTCGTCTTCACCGAAAAATTCGCCATCATCGTCGATGCCGAACATCACCCCGAAGCCCTGCGCCTCTATCACCAGCTCAAACCCTCCGTCCAAACCAAAGATGCCGCCCTCGAATCCCTCATCCACCCCACCCACCTCCTCACCCTCCCCAAAGAAACCCTTCCCGGCTCGCTCGCCGAAAAAATCGAAACCACCAACCCCATCGCCCGCGCCCTCATCGACCACCTCTTCGGTCGCATGATCTGCTGCACCGACCTCGCCGACTTCCTCCAACAACCCGGCGACGCCATCCTCCCCAACGGCCTCGCCACCCGCGCCGCCCTCACCCAACGCGCCAGCCACTACGACGGCACCCCCTTCATCGGCAAACGCGGCCTCCAGCGCCAGCTCGAAATCAAAACCGTCCAGCGCCGCGAAGTCGAAGCCGGCATCCGCCGACTCGAACCCATCGAAGACGCCATCAACAAAATTGCCAGCAGCCTCAACCAGCAAATCCCCGACCCCGCCAGCATGGCCCAGGATCTCACCCGCCTCGAAGAACTCCCCGAACTCGAACAACAACTCACCGCCAAACAACGCGACCTTAGCGACATCAACACCGCCGAATTCGACTCCTTCGCCCAACAAGCCGAAGAATGGCGCACCCAGCTCAATACCCTCGACAGCCAACGCCTCGACCTCGCCACCCAAAGCAAAAGCCGCGAAATCCGCGCCCAGCAGGAAATCCTCACCACCCGCCAAAAAGACGTCGACGACGCCGAAGAAACCTTCACCCACATCAAAATCCAGCTCGACATCTCCCTCCACCTCGAGCGCCTCCGCGAATGGCGCGACACCATGCGCCAGCAGTTTCCCGCCCTCGAAATCCAGGCCCGCGATTTCGAAAAAGCCCGCCAGCAAAACGCCGAAAACGCCATTCGTTTTGAAGGCGACCTCAAACAAGGCATGACCGCCTTCAAAGCCGAGTTCAGCCCTCGCTTCGACGACTTCCCCGACGACGGCCGCCACACCGCCCCCTACACCAACCTCCTCGACCGCATCGGCGACGCCGACATCCCCTCCTACGAACAAAAAGCTCAGGCTGAACGCAAAAACTGGGAGCACCTCTTCCGCACGCAGGTCCTCAGCCGCATGCACGCCGCCCTCAAAAACGTCGAAAACATCATCGCCCTCCTCAACCAGCAACTCAAACGCCCCATCGGCCGCGACCGCTACAAAATCGAGCGCCACCCCAACCCTGAATACAAATTCTATCGCGACCTCATCGACCTCAACTCCCTCCGCGACCAAGACGACCTCTTCTTCGCCAGCGTCACCGGCGAACTGCGCGACGCCCTCGACCTCTTCCTCGACACCCTCGTCAACAAAGCCAACACCCCCGAAGCCTCCCGCCTCCTCGACTACCGCCAATACTACGACTACAAACTCCTCTCCTCCGACATCAACAACCCCGAAGCCAAGCCCATCGACGTCGACAAACAAAGCGGCAAAATGAGCGGTGGCGAAAACCAAAGCCCCTACTTCGTCGCCATCCTCGCCAGCTACCTTCACGCCTACAACCGCCACGAAAAACGCTGGAAAGAACCGTCCCTCGCTCTCGTCCCCATCGACGAAGCCTTCTCCAAACTCAGCGGCGAACGCATCCAGGACTGCATCACCGCCGTCGGCGAACTCGACCTCCAGGGTCTCTTCTCCATGTCCAGCGGCAACATCCCTTACGCCTTCCAGCTCTGCGACGAATTGATCGTCATCACCAAACGCGAAGACCGGCTCGCTGGCAAAACCCGCATCCGCAACGTCCCCAGCATCCTTCTTCGCGACACCCCGGAAGGCCAGCAATGGATGCAAAAACATGGCGCTTAA
- a CDS encoding DUF4194 domain-containing protein, which produces MIDPAPFPAPSPAPAAPGPTLFPHLTEADQTQLSEALQELLAHGSILGSEKSQSALYHWSRQNFDLLRQTAALIGLETAILHEDRLVQALPRVPSLQLNLTKDATIIWLALWYVADQCWRDEGQPSARLTVGELNGVLKDTLLPDLNGLPPQGRLREILRQAARYHLIHFHPTEPFEESGIEVLQTIRRVIPFQDLADWTETAARFHRDPDSALETENENETDSDSDSDNSSEDTQS; this is translated from the coding sequence ATGATCGATCCCGCCCCTTTCCCAGCGCCCTCGCCCGCCCCGGCAGCGCCCGGTCCCACCCTCTTTCCTCACCTCACTGAGGCCGATCAAACCCAGCTCAGCGAAGCCCTCCAGGAACTCCTCGCCCACGGCTCCATCCTCGGCTCCGAAAAAAGCCAGTCCGCCCTCTATCACTGGAGCCGCCAAAACTTCGACCTCCTCCGCCAAACCGCCGCGCTCATCGGACTCGAAACCGCCATCCTTCACGAAGACCGCCTCGTCCAGGCCCTCCCACGCGTCCCCAGTCTCCAGCTCAACCTCACCAAAGACGCCACCATCATCTGGCTCGCCCTCTGGTATGTCGCCGACCAATGCTGGCGCGACGAAGGCCAGCCCAGCGCCCGACTCACCGTCGGCGAACTCAACGGCGTTCTCAAAGACACCCTCCTCCCCGACCTCAACGGCCTCCCCCCGCAAGGTCGCCTCCGCGAAATCCTCCGCCAGGCCGCCCGCTATCACCTCATCCACTTCCATCCCACCGAACCTTTCGAAGAATCCGGCATCGAAGTCCTTCAAACCATCCGCCGCGTCATCCCCTTCCAGGACCTCGCCGACTGGACCGAAACCGCCGCCCGCTTCCACCGCGACCCCGACTCCGCGCTCGAAACCGAAAACGAAAACGAAACTGACTCCGACTCCGACTCCGACAACTCCTCCGAAGACACCCAATCATGA
- a CDS encoding Wadjet anti-phage system protein JetA family protein — MEPLSSSLFREVRTPAFFRVLAGNNARIYVDVLDALDQECTDRPDGLSREEAVALTEEVLAHHPDFSPDEDLASHTLTDFQNLSSREKSREIIEHLTQCRWLEEPPRRDWRRRLYFDPHGATLIAALRKIAHPDAAVFTDKLLAVCTALHHETQLIDTPWQTVENCLDGTRQGLNELRAMQKSVQRLTQRQLEETTLKGNLSVVFDNYTEQIAHSCYAELVQARLSTRLPDAVRRIHDRLLDDPGTLAAMEKEVLRRHETITADLARAKVHNALNELAHLLEMVMPMADEIDRRTADFTRRSLARFRYLQEISSERRGEVRALFQQINRLINGKRFSQLSSLPDIPPFRLPETRIPNQRDSLQLPHQRRAPAEHEALDDEPTENERRAGLADMERSLRDSLSVRRANEFIQNLPGGKGSTHSSADLSFPTRDSAATDLLAILLHAESPEARYRLEASRLDESHAETEFEYDPFPGGKVERFTLIKKS; from the coding sequence ATGGAGCCCCTTTCCAGCAGCCTTTTCCGCGAGGTTCGCACCCCGGCGTTTTTCCGCGTGCTTGCCGGAAACAACGCCCGCATCTACGTGGACGTGCTGGACGCCCTCGACCAAGAATGCACCGACCGCCCCGACGGCCTGTCCCGCGAAGAAGCCGTCGCCCTCACCGAAGAAGTCCTCGCCCATCATCCCGATTTCAGCCCCGACGAAGACCTCGCCTCCCACACCCTCACCGACTTCCAAAACCTCTCCAGTCGCGAAAAATCACGCGAGATCATCGAGCACCTCACCCAATGTCGCTGGCTCGAAGAACCACCCCGTCGCGACTGGCGCCGCCGCCTCTATTTCGACCCCCACGGTGCCACCCTCATCGCTGCGCTGCGCAAGATCGCCCACCCCGACGCCGCCGTCTTCACCGACAAACTGCTCGCCGTGTGCACCGCCCTTCATCACGAAACCCAACTCATCGACACCCCCTGGCAAACCGTCGAAAACTGCCTCGACGGCACCCGTCAGGGCCTCAACGAACTGCGTGCCATGCAGAAATCCGTTCAACGGCTCACCCAACGCCAGCTCGAAGAAACCACCCTCAAAGGCAACCTCAGCGTCGTCTTCGACAACTACACCGAACAGATCGCCCACTCCTGCTACGCCGAACTCGTCCAGGCACGCCTCTCCACCCGCCTGCCCGATGCCGTGCGCCGCATCCACGACCGCCTCCTCGACGATCCCGGCACCCTTGCCGCGATGGAAAAAGAAGTTCTCCGCCGCCACGAGACCATCACCGCCGACCTCGCCCGCGCCAAAGTCCACAACGCCCTCAACGAGCTCGCCCACCTCCTTGAAATGGTCATGCCCATGGCCGATGAAATCGACCGACGCACCGCCGACTTCACCCGCCGCTCCCTCGCCCGCTTCCGCTACCTCCAGGAAATCAGCAGCGAACGTCGCGGCGAAGTCCGCGCCCTCTTCCAGCAAATCAACCGCCTCATCAACGGCAAACGTTTCTCCCAACTCTCCTCCCTGCCCGACATCCCCCCCTTTCGCCTCCCCGAAACCCGCATCCCCAACCAACGCGACTCCCTCCAACTCCCCCACCAGCGCCGCGCCCCCGCCGAACACGAAGCCCTCGACGATGAACCCACCGAAAACGAACGCCGGGCCGGCCTCGCCGACATGGAACGTTCCCTCCGCGACTCCCTCTCCGTGCGCCGCGCCAACGAATTCATCCAAAACCTCCCCGGCGGCAAAGGCAGCACCCACTCCAGCGCCGACCTCTCCTTCCCCACCCGCGACAGCGCCGCCACCGACCTCCTCGCCATCCTCCTCCACGCCGAATCCCCCGAAGCCCGCTACCGCCTCGAAGCCTCCCGTCTCGACGAATCCCACGCCGAAACCGAATTCGAATACGACCCCTTTCCCGGCGGCAAAGTCGAGCGCTTCACTCTCATCAAAAAATCATGA
- a CDS encoding Wadjet anti-phage system protein JetD domain-containing protein codes for MALNTSILQTLARLYAASQAGRTGQSTTDYLCDYLALLKAAQATDGDALVQAKTDLLDAEQISQGALKLDRHPRDAQLIHRVRLHAQLGEPWLFNRLQQTSPTTHRQNLASQFLTAAQNAVPTHWQTRWINWCQQLANAALTGQSIAPLSKNKDDLPLNQEILLTLQALLAWPGESLRRFASCVICGNSKRLEELSSKLNTALTQLHGAPFTLEQLGIRENPRSVLIHGPLQLHLPNGILDATLLQGPIRLSATDLQNATTLQTPALRCLTVENETTFHELAKLQSNTLLIQTSYPGSAVITLFKLLPPNLPCWHFGDTDPSGFDILRDLRQRTQREIQPLHMQFRDHPASNPLTPDECSQLTRLAADPLMADLHHEIQAQLQANRKGSFEQESLGWPQPQWPFY; via the coding sequence ATGGCGCTTAACACCTCCATCCTTCAAACCCTCGCCCGCCTCTACGCCGCCTCCCAGGCCGGACGCACGGGCCAGTCAACCACCGACTATCTCTGCGACTATCTCGCCCTCCTCAAAGCCGCCCAAGCCACCGATGGCGACGCACTTGTCCAAGCCAAAACCGACCTCCTCGACGCCGAACAAATTTCCCAAGGCGCCCTCAAGCTCGACCGCCATCCTCGTGACGCCCAACTCATCCACCGTGTCCGACTCCACGCCCAACTCGGCGAACCCTGGCTCTTCAACCGCCTCCAACAAACCAGCCCCACCACCCACCGGCAAAACCTCGCCAGCCAGTTCCTCACCGCTGCTCAAAACGCCGTTCCAACCCATTGGCAAACCCGCTGGATCAACTGGTGTCAGCAACTCGCCAACGCCGCCCTCACCGGCCAGTCCATCGCCCCCCTCTCCAAAAACAAAGATGACCTCCCCCTCAACCAGGAAATTCTGCTTACCCTTCAAGCCCTCCTCGCCTGGCCCGGCGAATCCCTCCGCCGCTTCGCCAGTTGTGTCATCTGCGGCAACTCCAAACGCCTCGAAGAACTTTCCTCCAAACTCAACACCGCCCTCACCCAACTCCACGGCGCTCCCTTCACTCTCGAACAACTCGGCATCCGCGAAAATCCCCGCAGCGTGTTGATCCACGGCCCCCTGCAACTCCACCTGCCCAACGGCATTCTCGATGCCACCCTGCTGCAAGGCCCCATCCGACTCTCCGCCACCGACCTGCAAAACGCCACCACCCTACAAACCCCCGCCCTTCGTTGCCTCACCGTCGAAAACGAAACCACCTTTCACGAACTCGCCAAACTCCAAAGCAACACCCTCCTCATCCAAACCAGCTACCCAGGCAGCGCCGTCATCACCCTTTTCAAACTCCTGCCCCCCAACCTCCCCTGCTGGCACTTCGGTGACACCGATCCCTCCGGCTTCGACATCCTGCGCGATCTCCGCCAGCGCACCCAGCGCGAAATCCAACCCCTTCACATGCAGTTTCGCGACCACCCCGCGTCAAACCCACTCACCCCAGACGAGTGCAGTCAGCTCACCCGCCTCGCTGCCGACCCGCTGATGGCCGACCTCCACCACGAAATCCAAGCCCAGTTGCAAGCCAACCGCAAAGGCTCCTTTGAACAAGAAAGCCTCGGCTGGCCTCAACCTCAGTGGCCGTTCTATTAA
- the purN gene encoding phosphoribosylglycinamide formyltransferase, with product MPDSESTSSWLSSVEDVRAWRDELDAAGKKLVFTNGCFDILHAGHVRYLREARELGDGMVIAMNSDASTRALKGPTRPINHEEDRAEVLAALGCVDKVVLFEDPRATGLIEAIKPHIYSKGGDYTVESLNAEERSALDKVGAEICILPLVPGRSTTATIKRMNVPVSNKLRLGILGSGYGSNFEAILKAIKSRSLDAEIAVVMSDVEDSRILEKAREAGLPAIFVDPGTHPLRLPSGPQKEILDHLERHGVQVVVLAGFMRLLKEPVLSAYRDRIVNIHPSLLPKYKGRDAWVQALEAGETEAGCTVHLVNEDLDGGEILAQQAVPILPRDTSETLLARIHEAEHGLLPKVLGEWKSSGRKID from the coding sequence ATGCCTGACTCCGAATCCACTTCCTCCTGGTTGTCCTCTGTTGAAGATGTCCGCGCCTGGCGCGACGAACTTGATGCGGCGGGCAAAAAGCTGGTGTTCACCAATGGCTGTTTCGATATTCTGCACGCCGGCCACGTAAGGTATTTGCGCGAGGCGCGGGAACTGGGGGACGGGATGGTGATTGCGATGAACTCGGATGCGTCGACGCGGGCCTTGAAGGGGCCGACACGTCCGATCAATCATGAAGAAGATCGGGCAGAGGTGCTGGCGGCGTTGGGCTGTGTGGACAAGGTGGTGTTGTTTGAGGATCCGCGGGCTACAGGCTTGATTGAAGCGATCAAACCGCATATCTACAGCAAAGGCGGGGACTACACAGTGGAGAGTCTCAATGCCGAAGAACGGTCGGCGCTGGATAAGGTGGGGGCGGAGATTTGCATTCTTCCCTTGGTGCCGGGAAGGTCGACGACGGCGACGATCAAACGCATGAATGTGCCGGTGAGCAACAAGCTAAGACTGGGGATTCTTGGCTCCGGTTATGGAAGCAATTTTGAGGCGATCCTGAAGGCGATCAAAAGTAGGTCGCTGGATGCGGAGATCGCGGTGGTGATGTCGGATGTGGAGGATTCACGGATTCTGGAAAAAGCTCGCGAGGCCGGGTTGCCGGCGATCTTTGTCGATCCGGGAACTCATCCACTGAGGCTACCGTCCGGACCACAAAAAGAGATTCTTGATCATCTGGAACGCCATGGAGTGCAGGTGGTGGTGCTGGCGGGATTCATGCGGTTGTTGAAGGAGCCGGTGTTGAGTGCTTACCGGGATCGGATTGTGAACATCCACCCATCGTTGTTGCCGAAATACAAAGGTCGCGATGCCTGGGTTCAGGCATTGGAGGCGGGCGAGACGGAGGCCGGTTGCACCGTGCATCTGGTCAATGAAGACCTGGATGGCGGGGAGATACTTGCCCAGCAAGCGGTGCCTATTTTACCAAGAGATACTTCGGAAACCTTGCTCGCAAGGATTCATGAAGCGGAGCATGGATTGTTGCCAAAGGTGCTCGGGGAATGGAAGTCCTCCGGCAGGAAGATTGACTGA
- a CDS encoding class I SAM-dependent methyltransferase, producing MMINNTDGQVDVWDAKGSPDAQVFSKDSYWLSNPAVEANHNFRLTGDEQVDWITYAIKKYCNSSETSNRRVLSIGCGNGYLERKLWEMGVFSTCDAFDYSPASIARARKEAEKAAIPAINYYVDDGNTAMLHQQSYDLVIFSMSLHHINDMEHLLGQVANSLKPGGLIIANEYVGPNRFEFTKRQKEVMDAMISLIPREYRLSVNDHFKGTGEYPTPLEVIKDDPSESIRSEEIPRLLNEVFEVVETRRGSGTTLQFLLNGIAGNFRPDNPRSMQVLNMLLMIENTLLDIHDLNADFMLIIGRNRAPKVELNTHSKT from the coding sequence ATGATGATCAACAACACAGACGGCCAGGTGGATGTATGGGATGCCAAGGGATCACCAGATGCACAGGTTTTCAGCAAGGACAGTTACTGGCTTTCCAACCCGGCGGTGGAAGCCAATCATAACTTCAGGTTGACCGGGGATGAACAGGTTGATTGGATTACTTATGCGATAAAAAAATACTGCAATTCTTCCGAGACATCCAACCGCCGTGTTTTGTCGATTGGCTGTGGAAATGGCTACCTGGAGCGAAAGCTCTGGGAAATGGGAGTCTTCTCAACCTGTGACGCGTTTGATTATTCTCCGGCAAGCATCGCGCGCGCGAGGAAAGAAGCCGAAAAAGCAGCCATCCCCGCCATCAACTATTATGTGGATGACGGAAACACGGCCATGCTTCACCAGCAAAGCTATGATCTTGTGATCTTCAGCATGTCACTCCATCACATCAATGATATGGAGCATTTGCTGGGTCAGGTGGCGAACAGTTTGAAACCGGGTGGATTGATCATCGCCAATGAATATGTCGGCCCGAATCGATTCGAGTTCACCAAACGTCAGAAAGAGGTGATGGACGCCATGATCAGCTTGATCCCTCGGGAGTATCGCCTTTCGGTGAACGATCACTTCAAGGGCACTGGCGAATACCCCACCCCCTTGGAAGTAATCAAGGACGACCCGAGTGAGTCCATCCGCTCCGAAGAAATCCCAAGACTGCTCAATGAGGTGTTTGAGGTGGTGGAGACCCGGCGTGGCTCCGGAACTACACTGCAGTTTCTTCTGAATGGAATCGCCGGAAATTTTCGACCGGACAACCCGAGATCCATGCAAGTATTGAACATGCTTTTGATGATTGAAAACACCCTGCTCGACATTCATGATTTGAACGCCGATTTCATGTTGATCATCGGGAGAAATCGAGCCCCAAAGGTGGAACTCAATACCCATTCAAAAACGTGA